Proteins encoded within one genomic window of Cucumis sativus cultivar 9930 chromosome 3, Cucumber_9930_V3, whole genome shotgun sequence:
- the LOC101209792 gene encoding protein transport protein SEC23 — protein MSEMANADPEGIDGVRMSWNVWPRTKVEASKCVVPLAASIAPIRHHPEIPTLPYAPLRCKSCSAVLNPFSRVDFTAKIWICPFCYQRCHFPPHYAMISETHLPGELYPQYTTVQYAPPQSTHPNPALDSAQQANPSPVFLFLLDTCMIEEELGFVKSELKRAVGLLPDNALVGFVSFGTQVQVHELGFSDMSKVYVFRGTKEVSKDQVLEQLGLAVGARRVAGAYQKGVQNGFPNSGVTRFLLPASECEYTLNSLLDELQTDQWPVSPGNRASRCTGVALSVAASLLGACLPGTGARIIALVGGPCTEGPGTIVSKDLSDPVRSHKDLDKDAAPYFKKAVKFYENLAKQLVGQGHVLDLFASALDQVGVAEMKVAVEKTGGLVVLAESFGHSVFKDSFKRVFEEGEHSLGLCFNGTLEINCSKDIKIQGIIGPCTSLEKKGPAVADTVIGEGNTTMWKMCGLDKSTCLTVFFDLSSSDRSSAPGTANPQLYLQFLTSYQDPEGQSMLRVTTVTRRWIDTAVSSEELVQGFDQEAAAVVVARLTSLKMEMEEGFDAIRWLDRSLIRLCSKFGDYRKDDPSSFTLNPCFSLYPQFMFNLRRSQFVQVFNNSPDETAYFRMLLNRENITNAAVMIQPSLISYSFNSLPAPALLDVASIAADRILLLDSYFSVVIFHGMTIAQWRNMGYQNQPEHQAFAQLLSAPHDDAQIIIHERFPVPRLVVCDQHGSQARFLLAKLNPSATYNNAQEIAAGSDIIFTDDVSLQVFFEHLQRLAVQS, from the exons ATGTCAGAAATGGCGAACGCAGATCCCGAAGGAATCGACGGAGTTCGTATGTCATGGAATGTTTGGCCACGTACAAAGGTTGAAGCCAGCAAGTGCGTTGTTCCACTCGCTGCGTCGATCGCTCCGATCCGTCATCACCCTGAGATCCCTACTCTTCCATATGCGCCTCTCCGTTGCAAGTCTTGCTCCGCCGTTCTTAACCCGTTTTCTCGTGTCGACTTCACCGCTAAGATTTGGATCTGCCCTTTCTGTTATCAGCGATGTCATTTTCCTCCTCATTATGCCATGATCTCTGAGACCCATCTGCCTGGCGAGCTTTATCCTCAGTATACCACTGTTCAATATGCTCCTCCTCAATCCACTCATCCTAATCCTGCTCTGGATTCAGCCCAACAGGCGAATCCCTCCCcggttttcctttttctgcTTGATACTTGCATGATCGAGGAAGAATTGGGATTTGTGAAATCGGAGCTTAAGAGGGCGGTCGGATTGTTGCCTGATAATGCGCTTGTTGGATTTGTTTCGTTTGGGACTCAGGTTCAGGTTCATGAATTGGGATTCTCTGATATGTCTAAGGTGTATGTGTTTCGGGGTACGAAGGAGGTTTCTAAGGATCAGGTTTTGGAGCAATTGGGTCTTGCGGTTGGAGCGCGGAGAGTTGCTGGAGCTTATCAAAAAGGGGTCCAGAATGGATTCCCCAATTCGGGTGTTACACGTTTTTTGTTGCCTGCTTCTGAATGCGAATATACTCTCAATTCG TTGTTGGATGAACTTCAAACGGATCAATGGCCTGTTTCTCCTGGTAATCGGGCATCTCGGTGCACTGGAGTGGCATTAAGTGTTGCAGCAAGTTTGCTTGGAGCTTGTTTGCCTGGAACTGGTGCTCGAATTATTGCTTTGGTTGGTGGACCATGCACAGAAGGGCCTGGCACg ATCGTGTCTAAAGATCTATCAGATCCAGTGCGTTCTCATAAAGACCTTGATAAGGATGCAGCTCCTTACTTTAAAAAAGCAGTAAAATTCTATGAAAATCTTGCAAAACAACTGGTTGGCCAAGGCCATGTCTTGGATCTTTTTGCATCAGCACTTGATCAG gTTGGTGTTGCGGAAATGAAAGTGGCAGTAGAAAAAACTGGTGGCCTTGTTGTTCTAGCAGAAAGTTTCGGACATTCTGTATTTAAGGACTCTTTCAAGCGTGTGTTTGAGGAAGGAGAGCACTCTCTTGGTCTTTGCTTTAA TGGCACCCTTGAGATCAATTGTTCAAAGGACATCAAGATTCAGGGCATAATTGGACCTTGCACATCTTTGGAGAAG AAAGGTCCTGCTGTTGCTGACACTGTTATTGGGGAGGGCAATACTACTATGTGGAAAATGTGTGGCCTTGACAAAAGCACTTGTTTGACAGTGTTTTTTGATCTTTCATCAAGTGATAGGTCAAGCGCTCCAGGAACTGCAAATCCACAGTTGTATTTGCAGTTTCTTACTAG TTATCAAGATCCTGAAGGTCAGTCAATGCTTCGGGTTACCACTGTCACTAGAAGATGGATTGACACAGCTGTTAGCTCGGAG GAATTGGTGCAAGGGTTTGATCAAGAGGCTGCTGCAGTTGTTGTGGCAAGATTAACTTCATtgaaaatggagatggag GAGGGGTTCGATGCCATTCGGTGGTTGGACCGATCCTTGATTCGCCTCTGTTCTAAGTTTGGTGATTACCGGAAAGATGATCCATCTTCCTTCACTTTAAATCCTTGCTTTTCTTTGTATCCTCAGTTCATGTTTAATTTGAGGCGTTCACAATTTGTACAG GTTTTTAACAACAGTCCAGATGAAACTGCATATTTTAGGATGTTGTTAAATAGGGAAAACATCACAAATGCTGCAGTGATGATTCAGCCATCACTAATATCGTACTCATTCAATTCACTCCCTGCACCGGCATTGTTAGATGTTGCTTCCATTGCAGCTGATCGCATTCTCCTTCTAGATTCTTATTTCAGTGTTGTCATATTTCATGGAATGACAATAGCACAGTGGCGTAATATGGGATACCAAAATCAACCAGAACACCAA GCATTTGCACAGTTATTGAGTGCTCCTCATGATGATGcccaaattattattcatgAGCGTTTTCCAGTGCCTCGTTTGGTTGTCTGCGATCAGCATGGTTCCCAG GCTAGATTCTTATTGGCAAAGTTGAATCCATCAGCAACATACAACAATGCTCAAGAAATAGCAGCCGGATCAGATATCATATTTACAGACGACGTTAGTCTTCAAGTATTCTTTGAGCATCTCCAGAGGTTGGCTGTGCAATCTTGA
- the LOC101215780 gene encoding uncharacterized protein LOC101215780, translating to MEHRDQRQENHGVHVCNKCGWPFPNPHPSAKHRRAHKRVCGTIEGFKLVESEANALLTVVSDDDVDDKISSPKVLGGRCGDDSVGMKTKSKESEDEVFSDAVAEFSESVGPKKPMGDALDSSAAKMVVEEEISSSQTLKDKEVLVERSVIAETTINQSGCEQEKKVNQEFVNIETESKTPLSSSSTENQKDESSVAAETEIDQLGNEQETKVNRELVDLETSSTSTENQNVENSVVVETEQENKINQLYGNLETNFRHENSMIPSIDHINTTTTTGDLYPNDPDTIVTALEQPQYSLLSPDRICDDEDFDSCKNSTEVAAASEKIDSDESGPSPKMEETIEISTEPLAHDGTFQLVVDNDMSIHSEIPQSVLSAANPQSVVVSDVKPIDLTQVTYDTGKELESCSSNNLLETDIIKGENDNVHLPSVSSDLNTLDHPEALVEELENHKEVKLTSCVVQDPHGGVSGLKDKSKDPIPKGSYFNLQAEPFDQVASFDTKIMESRQKQEEVVKNVSVDVKGDCSSHSGQEAAEIPIQETNAAQIKNLLSENEGHSKSQILSDVAIGIGSIPSASLSSEVESVAPSKNSLDNLSDNVTEVLFSEVERGEVLLQDDENKEGACGRDFEDTVQIHLPVDAHERKDNFVNEKDKFDNLYIAGVEDKKDPPEEKFSMGIDATPEPATTNKENQCIAVAEEIAEESPRKISLIESIGSRKFDTSLVSDTQESVKENDCSSFVHVVCPTEVNADYGQYHIGDSNSVQDSSVVHAIANREGNLVSVSNETVAGKSDTFQDGSVTQLAGDGVASETWKDDGAKTDAPKTDVKPQLTSSLLDASVDAISQTDSLEGNWGSVSVLSTQSDLLAVVDGEVTPQARAGAEETDLRKANAAPERQHSDRSDLFEPPSFMTLVEPNGGGIPNSATTEIQTARNREQPNPTSLQAGWFPSYTHVANDSPGRKKNEAIIAKVTNWSAGKPHTALKNLLDDAALENKQKSSPTQKDNLASMIQKDEKPMKKVDSIPKKVDSIALPNSPTSQLVNREFANEWNSPARYPSDIRRERRKGRPYWAQFVCCSSVH from the exons ATGGAGCATCGAGATCAGA GGCAAGAGAACCATGGAGTTCATGTTTGCAACAAATGTGGATGGCCCTTCCCAAACCCTCATCCAAGTGCCAAACATAGGCGTGCACATAAGAGAGTTTGTGGAACAATTGAAGGTTTCAAGTTGGTTGAGTCTGAGGCTAATGCCCTTTTGACTGTTGTTTCAGATGATGATGTTGATGACAAAATCTCCA GTCCAAAAGTTTTGGGAGGGAGATGCGGTGACGACAGTGTTGgcatgaaaacaaaatcaaaggaaTCTGAAGATGAAGTGTTTTCAGATGCTGTTGCAGAGTTTTCAGAGAGCGTAGGACCAAAAAAACCCATGGGAGATGCTTTGGATTCAAGCGCGGCCAAGATGGTGGTGGAGGAGGAAATCAGTAGCTCCCAAACTTTGAAAGACAAAGAAGTTCTTG TGGAACGTTCAGTTATTGCAGAAACTACCATCAATCAGTCAGGATGTGAgcaggaaaaaaaagttaatcaAGAATTTGTGAATATTGAGACCGAGTCTAAAACTCCATTGTCAAGTTCTTCAACTGAAAATCAAAAAGATGAAAGTTCAGTTGCTGCAGAAACTGAAATCGATCAGTTAGGAAATGAGCAGGAAACCAAAGTTAATCGAGAACTTGTGGATCTTGAGACATCAAGCACTTCAACGGAAAATCAGAATGTGGAAAATTCAGTTGTTGTAGAAACAGAgcaggaaaacaaaattaatcaattatatgGGAATCTTGAGACCAATTTTAGACATGAGAATTCGATGATTCCATCCATTGATCATATAAATACAACTACTACTACAGGCGACTTGTACCCAAATGATCCCGATACCATAGTAACTGCTCTGGAACAACCTCAATATTCCTTGCTGTCTCCTGATAGAATATGTGATGATGAGGACTTTGACTCATGTAAGAACTCGACAGAAGTTGCAGCAGCATCTGAAAAAATTGATAGTGATGAATCTGGGCCATCACCgaaaatggaagaaactaTTGAGATATCTACAGAGCCTTTGGCACATGATGGAACTTTTCAATTAGTGGTAGACAATGACATGTCAATCCATTCTGAAATTCCCCAAAGTGTTCTTTCAGCAGCTAATCCTCAAAGTGTGGTTGTTTCAGATGTTAAACCCATTGACTTGACTCAAGTGACGTATGATACTGGAAAAGAACTAGAGTCTTGTAGTTCTAACAACTTATTAGAGACTGATATAATAAAAGGAGAGAATGACAATGTACATCTACCTTCTGTGTCAAGTGACTTAAACACTTTAGACCATCCTGAGGCTTTGGTTGAAGAATTAGAGAACCATAAGGAAGTTAAATTAACCAGTTGTGTTGTACAGGACCCTCATGGAGGAGTCAGTGGTTTAAAAGACAAATCTAAGGATCCCATTCCCAAAGggagttattttaatttgcagGCAGAACCATTTGATCAAGTAGCTTCTTTCGACACAAAAATTATGGAAAGTAGGCAAAAACAGGAAGAAGTGGTCAAGAATGTGTCAGTTGATGTGAAAGGTGATTGTTCTAGTCATAGTGGCCAGGAAGCAGCAGAAATTCCCATTCAAGAAACGAATGCAGCTCAGATTAAGAATTTACTGAGTGAAAATGAAGGGCACAGTAAGAGTCAAATCTTAAGTGATGTTGCAATTGGGATTGGTAGTATTCCCTCAGCCTCCCTTTCTTCAGAAGTTGAATCAGTGGCCCCTTCCAAGAATTCTCTTGATAATCTTTCCGACAATGTAACAGAAGTCTTGTTCAGTGAAGTTGAGAGAGGAGAGGTTCTTCTACAGGATGACGAGAACAAGGAAGGAGCATGCGGAAGAGATTTTGAGGACACAGTTCAAATTCATCTTCCGGTTGATGCTCATGAGAGAAAAGATAACTTTGTTAATGAAAAGGATAAATTTGACAATTTGTATATAGCTGGAGTTGAAGACAAGAAAGACCCTCCAGAGGAAAAGTTTTCAATGGGGATTGATGCCACTCCTGAACCTGCCACTACCAACAAGGAGAATCAATGCATTGCTGTTGCTGAAGAGATAGCAGAAGAATCTCCTCGGAAAATTTCTCTGATTGAAAGCATTGGTTCAAGAAAATTTGACACTAGTTTAGTTTCAGATACTCAGGAAAGtgtaaaggaaaatgattgtAGTAGTTTTGTTCATGTGGTATGCCCTACTGAAGTAAATGCTGACTATGGGCAGTATCATATTGGAGACTCCAACTCAGTTCAAGATTCTTCTGTCGTCCATGCCATTGCCAACAGAGAGGGAAATCTGGTTTCTGTCAGTAATGAAACTGTCGCTGGTAAATCGGACACTTTTCAGGATGGAAGTGTGACACAGCTTGCTGGAGATGGAGTTGCTTCTGAAACTTGGAAAGATGACGGTGCAAAAACTGACGCACCAAAAACTGACGTGAAACCACAGCTTACATCGTCCCTTCTTGATGCTTCAGTTGATGCAATTAGTCAAACTGACAGTCTTGAAGGCAACTGGGGGTCTGTGTCAG TGCTCTCAACTCAGTCAGATTTACTAGCTGTTGTTGATGGCGAAGTAACACCGCAAGCCCGGGCCGGAGCAGAGGAAACCGATTTGAGGAAGGCGAATGCTGCACCGGAGAGACAACATTCCGACAGATCTGATTTGTTTGAGCCTCCATCTTTTATGACACTGGTTGAACCAAATGGTGGTGGAATTCCAAATTCAGCCACTACCGAAATCCAGACTGCACGAAACCGAGAGCAGCCAAATCCTACATCCCTACAAGCTGGCTGGTTTCCATCTTATACTCATGTTGCAAATGACTCGCctggaagaaagaagaatgaagcAATCATCGCCAAGGTGACAAACTGGAGTGCGGGAAAGCCACACACTGCTCTCAAGAACCTTTTGGATGATGCTGCACTCGAAAACAAGCAGAAATCATCACCAACCCAAAAAGATAATCTGGCTTCCATGATTCAGAAAGATGAAAAACCAATGAAAAAGGTCGACTCTATTCCGAAAAAGGTCGACTCCATTGCACTGCCGAATTCTCCTACCTCACAGTTGGTAAACAGGGAGTTTGCAAATGAGTGGAACTCTCCTGCAAGATATCCATCAGACATCAggagagagaggagaaaagGTAGGCCATATTGGGCGCAATTTGTATGCTGTTCTTCAGTGCATTAG
- the LOC101210041 gene encoding 70 kDa peptidyl-prolyl isomerase, with translation MEDDFEFPSASNVDEEMGLPEDEAESPVLNVGQEKEIGKNGLKKKLVKEGEGWETPDTGDEVEVHYTGTLLDGTQFDSSRDRGTPFKFKLGEGQVIKGWDEGIRTMKKGENAVFTIPPELAYGESGSPPTIPPNATLQFDVELLSWHSVKDICQDGGILKKILVKGDGWEKPKDLDEVLVRYEARLENGTLISKSDGVEFTVEKGYFCPALATAVKTMKKGEKALLTVRPQYGFGESGRPVSGEEGAVPPNGTLQITLQLDSLKTVTEITKDKKVLKKTQKEGEGYEQPNEGAVVQVKLTGKLGDGTIFTKKGDDERTFEFKIDEEQVIEGLDLAVRKMKKGEIALVTIHPQYAFGSSDSSQDLAVVPANSTVYYEVELVSFVKEKESWDLNKAEEKIEAAGKKKEEGNVLFKAGKYERASRRYEKAVRYIEYDTSFSDEEKQQSKALKISCNLNNAACKLKVKDYKQAEKLCTKVLELDSRNVKALYRRAQAYIQLVDLDLAERDIKKALEIDPDNRDVKIEYRQLEDKVREYNKRDAQFYGNIFAKMNKLEHAKSANSGGKQEAVPMTIDSKA, from the exons ATGGAGGACGATTTCGAGTTCCCATCTGCAAGCAACGTGGATGAGGAAATGGGGTTGCCCGAGGACGAAGCCGAGAGCCCAGTTCTGAATGTTGGCCAAGAGAAGGAGATTGGGAAGAATGGGCTGAAGAAGAAACTTGTTAAAGAAGGTGAAGGATGGGAAACTCCCGACACTGGTGATGAGGTCGAAG TGCATTATACGGGAACCCTTCTTGATGGCACTCAGTTTGATTCGAGCCGTGACCGAGGAACGCCTTTCAAGTTCAAGCTCGGGGAAG GCCAAGTGATTAAAGGGTGGGATGAAGGTATCAGAACAATGAAAAAGGGTGAAAATGCAGTTTTCACGATACCCCCGGAATTGGCCTATGGAGAGTCCGGCTCTCCTCCAACAATACCACCGAACGCTACTCTTCAATTTGACGTTGAGCTACTTTCGTGGCACAGTGTCAAAGACATCTGTCAAGATGGAGGAATCTTGAAAAAGATCCTTGTTAAAGGAGATGGTTGGGAAAAACCGAAGGATCTAGACGAAGTTCTGG TTCGTTATGAGGCTCGTCTTGAAAACGGTACACTGATCTCAAAGTCTGATGGGGTCGAATTCACTGTTGAAAAGG GGTACTTCTGTCCTGCCTTGGCAACTGCTGTGAAGACGATGAAAAAAGGGGAGAAAGCTTTGTTGACTGTTAGACCACAAT ATGGATTTGGGGAGTCTGGTAGGCCTGTATCTGGAGAAGAAGGTGCTGTGCCTCCAAATGGTACACTTCAAATTACCCTTCAATTGGATTCATTGAAAACTGTTACAGAGATCACAAAGGATAAGAAGGTCTTGAAGAAGACCCAGAAGGAGGGAGAAGGATATGAACAACCAAATGAGGGAGCAGTGGTGCAAG TGAAACTTACCGGCAAACTGGGTGATGGGACGATTTTTACTAAGAAGGGTGATGATGAAAGAACGTTTGAGTTCAAAATTGACGAAG AACAAGTCATTGAAGGACTCGATTTGGCTGtgagaaagatgaagaagggAGAAATTGCCTTGGTGACGATCCATCCACAATATGCTTTTGGATCTTCTGATTCATCACAAGATCTAGCTGTGGTTCCTGCAAACTCAACTGTATATTACGAAGTTGAGCTGGTTTCATTCGTCAAA GAAAAAGAATCTTGGGACCTGAACAAAGCAGAAGAGAAAATAGAAGCAGCAGgtaaaaagaaggaagaaggaaacgTTCTATTCAAAGCTGGAAAATATGAGAGAGCATCAAGAAGAtatgaaaag GCTGTCCGCTACATTGAATATGATACTTCTTTCAGTGACGAGGAGAAGCAACAGAGCAAGGCACTAAAGATTTCATGCAATCTCAACAATGCTGCTTGCAAACTGAAAGTCAAAGACTACAAACAAGCAGAGAAGCTTTGTACAAAG GTGTTGGAACTTGACAGTAGGAACGTGAAAGCTCTATATAGAAGGGCTCAAGCATATATTCAACTTGTTGATCTTGATCTTGCTGAGCGGGATATCAAGAAAGCCCTCGAGATTGACCCAGATAACAG GGATGTGAAGATTGAATACAGGCAATTGGAAGACAAGGTGAGGGAATACAATAAGAGAGATGCACAGTTTTACGGCAacatttttgcaaaaatgaaCAAGTTGGAGCATGCTAAGTCGGCT AATTCAGGTGGAAAGCAAGAGGCAGTACCAATGACTATTGATAGCAAAGCTTAA